The following proteins come from a genomic window of Edaphobacter sp. 4G125:
- a CDS encoding VWA domain-containing protein: MRKTMNFGLGRRSGTAFGWLQRPFRIITLLLFALLPVYAGISACAQENPLGEVNTQPPPPAPKSPEDLKPVVEGANNVAANATSRRDARIRVDVNLVLVPATVTDPLNRLVTGLEKENFEIYDNNVGQSIKSFSTEDAPVTIGIVFDLSGSMSSKFNRARKALSEFLRTSNPQDEFFVVGFNDRPAVIVDYTSDVDDIEARMVMLKPENRTALIDATYLGMMKLRDAKYERKALLIISDGGDNRSRYTEGELRRAVRESDVQIYSIGIFDQYAPTQEEQLGPILLSDICEMTGGRMFRVGDIADLSDIATRISAELRNEYVIGYRPSDMKKDGNWRKLKIRLVPPPGLPPLTVHNRQGYYAPSE, encoded by the coding sequence ATGCGGAAGACGATGAATTTCGGATTAGGGCGGAGATCAGGGACGGCTTTTGGATGGCTCCAGAGGCCGTTTCGAATCATAACCCTCCTTCTATTTGCCTTGCTACCGGTCTATGCCGGAATCTCTGCCTGCGCCCAGGAGAATCCTTTGGGCGAGGTCAATACCCAGCCTCCCCCTCCTGCGCCGAAGTCCCCGGAGGATTTAAAGCCGGTTGTCGAAGGCGCAAATAATGTTGCCGCGAATGCGACTTCCCGACGGGATGCCCGGATCCGGGTCGATGTTAACCTCGTTCTGGTGCCTGCAACCGTTACCGATCCGCTAAATCGTCTGGTAACTGGCCTGGAGAAAGAAAACTTCGAGATCTACGATAACAATGTCGGGCAGTCGATCAAGAGCTTTTCGACCGAAGATGCGCCGGTGACGATCGGAATCGTCTTCGACCTGAGCGGAAGTATGAGTTCCAAATTCAATCGCGCCCGTAAAGCGCTCAGCGAGTTTCTGCGAACCTCCAACCCACAGGATGAATTCTTCGTCGTCGGCTTCAACGACCGGCCGGCTGTTATCGTCGACTACACTTCGGATGTCGATGACATTGAGGCGCGCATGGTAATGCTGAAGCCCGAGAACCGAACAGCGCTGATCGATGCGACCTATCTCGGCATGATGAAGCTGCGCGATGCCAAATATGAGCGCAAGGCCCTGCTGATCATCTCCGATGGAGGCGATAATCGCAGCCGTTATACCGAAGGCGAGCTGCGTCGCGCAGTCCGCGAAAGCGACGTGCAAATCTACTCCATCGGCATCTTCGATCAATATGCTCCCACTCAGGAAGAGCAGCTTGGCCCGATTTTGTTGAGCGATATCTGCGAGATGACCGGCGGGCGGATGTTCCGCGTGGGAGATATTGCCGACCTCAGCGATATCGCTACTCGCATTAGCGCAGAATTGCGGAACGAGTATGTGATTGGTTACAGGCCATCGGATATGAAGAAAGATGGCAACTGGCGTAAATTGAAGATAAGACTGGTTCCGCCACCGGGGTTACCTCCGCTGACGGTCCATAATCGCCAGGGGTACTATGCACCTTCGGAGTAA
- a CDS encoding VWA domain-containing protein, with the protein MHLRSKALLWGAVVAVMLVVPCTANAWGQAKTPPSTTGTVQQSSQPSLTVDRDPIASPDPDTPVASANEDGRTEAPEGQIQRGAGGKYTLRTDAYEVRLNATVLDSSGKSILTLGKDDFKVFEDGVPQTIASFRHEDLPVSIGILIDSSGSMYDKRAAVEQTALNLIKLSNKDDEAFVVDFSWEAFIDQDFTNDIDKLRQGLNYIKSSGGTAIYDALVASADYLTKNAKHPKQVLLLVTDGEDNASTASLEQAIRRIQDLDGPVIYSIGLLFGQDTDKREARHARRVLETLSEQTGGVAYFPRSLKDVDPIAAEVAQDIRTQYTIAYHSTKSPALGGYRQIRVDAKTKGMGKLSVRTRTGYYPRIAAGASASGEAASNAKGNDTATRP; encoded by the coding sequence ATGCACCTTCGGAGTAAAGCTCTGCTGTGGGGAGCCGTTGTAGCAGTAATGCTGGTTGTTCCCTGCACAGCAAATGCGTGGGGGCAGGCGAAAACCCCTCCATCGACAACAGGAACAGTGCAGCAGTCGTCGCAACCTTCCCTGACGGTCGATCGCGATCCTATCGCTTCCCCCGATCCGGATACCCCGGTCGCGTCTGCAAATGAGGACGGTCGGACAGAAGCTCCCGAAGGCCAGATCCAGCGAGGAGCTGGCGGCAAATACACCCTCCGCACCGATGCCTATGAGGTGCGCCTTAATGCAACCGTGCTCGATTCCAGCGGCAAGTCGATCCTCACCTTGGGGAAAGACGATTTCAAGGTCTTCGAGGATGGCGTTCCGCAGACTATTGCATCGTTTCGACACGAAGATCTTCCAGTTTCCATTGGAATCCTGATCGACAGCTCGGGTTCGATGTACGACAAACGCGCAGCCGTCGAACAGACCGCACTGAACCTGATCAAGCTTTCGAACAAGGATGACGAAGCCTTTGTGGTGGATTTCTCCTGGGAGGCATTCATTGACCAGGACTTCACGAATGATATCGACAAGCTGCGACAGGGGTTGAACTACATCAAATCGAGTGGAGGAACTGCCATTTACGATGCTCTGGTTGCTTCGGCCGATTACCTGACGAAGAACGCAAAGCATCCCAAGCAGGTTCTGCTGCTTGTTACAGACGGCGAAGATAATGCTTCGACAGCCTCTCTGGAGCAGGCGATTCGCAGGATTCAGGACCTGGATGGCCCAGTGATTTATTCGATCGGTCTGCTTTTTGGCCAGGATACCGACAAGCGTGAAGCGCGTCACGCCCGCCGCGTCCTGGAGACTCTCAGCGAGCAGACCGGAGGAGTGGCCTACTTTCCGCGTTCTCTGAAGGACGTGGACCCGATTGCGGCTGAGGTGGCGCAGGACATCCGCACGCAGTACACCATCGCCTATCACTCCACGAAGTCGCCGGCGCTGGGGGGGTACCGCCAGATTCGCGTCGACGCGAAGACGAAAGGCATGGGCAAGTTGTCGGTGCGGACAAGAACCGGATATTATCCGCGAATTGCCGCCGGTGCTTCTGCCTCGGGTGAGGCGGCGTCCAACGCCAAAGGAAACGATACGGCGACACGGCCCTGA
- the cysK gene encoding cysteine synthase A, with protein sequence MRRAETIIELVGQTPIVRLAALEPEGGAEIWAKLEYLNPGGSIKDRAALGIVLDAERRGVLQSGSTIVEATAGNTGVGLALIGVNRGYKVVLYVPEQFAEEKCILMRALGATVIRTPDAEGMAGAIRRALEFERETEGAFAALQFENPANPDFHEQTTAVEIWEQMQGSVDAWISGVGSAGTFTGVSRFLKKKRDDILCIAVEPQGSVLQGGEPDKHKVEGIGVSFIPATFDRSVCDRVIRIMDPQAFEMVKRLAAETGVFAGSSAGAMVCAAVEVAAELGKGRRVVTVIPDSAERYLSKGIFNG encoded by the coding sequence ATGAGAAGAGCAGAGACGATCATTGAGCTTGTTGGCCAGACTCCCATCGTACGTCTGGCAGCGCTGGAACCAGAAGGCGGAGCGGAGATTTGGGCCAAGCTGGAGTATTTGAACCCTGGCGGAAGCATTAAGGACCGCGCTGCGCTGGGGATTGTGCTGGATGCCGAACGACGAGGTGTGCTCCAGTCAGGATCGACCATCGTCGAGGCGACGGCGGGAAATACCGGCGTCGGCTTGGCGCTGATCGGAGTCAACCGCGGATACAAGGTCGTGCTTTACGTTCCCGAGCAGTTCGCTGAAGAGAAGTGCATCCTGATGCGCGCTTTGGGAGCAACGGTAATCCGGACTCCTGATGCTGAAGGCATGGCGGGAGCAATTCGTCGGGCGCTGGAGTTCGAGCGCGAGACCGAAGGCGCATTTGCGGCGTTGCAGTTTGAGAATCCGGCCAATCCTGACTTTCATGAACAGACAACCGCCGTCGAGATCTGGGAGCAGATGCAGGGCAGCGTGGATGCCTGGATCTCGGGCGTTGGCTCAGCGGGGACGTTCACGGGCGTTTCGCGCTTTCTGAAGAAGAAGCGCGATGACATTCTCTGTATCGCAGTCGAGCCGCAGGGAAGCGTTCTGCAGGGTGGTGAGCCGGACAAGCACAAGGTGGAAGGGATCGGCGTCTCGTTTATTCCAGCCACGTTCGATCGCAGCGTTTGCGATCGTGTGATTCGCATCATGGACCCCCAGGCATTCGAGATGGTGAAACGGTTAGCGGCGGAAACAGGCGTCTTTGCTGGTTCCAGCGCTGGCGCGATGGTCTGCGCTGCTGTAGAAGTGGCGGCTGAACTTGGCAAAGGCAGACGGGTCGTTACGGTGATTCCCGATTCGGCGGAACGGTATCTTTCGAAGGGGATTTTCAACGGTTAG
- a CDS encoding trans-sulfuration enzyme family protein codes for MVEAKKLGFATRAIHDGQEPDELTGAVNVPIYLTSTYQQEAIGKNKGHEYARLTNPTRDALEESLRSLEGGKSAHVFASGMAAITAMLTMMKTGDHVVCSDNVYGGTQRVFDKVLSNYGLTFTYVDTSVAEDVAKAIRPETKLVHIETPTNPMMAITDIRAVADICHAKGVELSVDNTFLSPYLQSPIELGADIVMHSTTKFLNGHSDGLGGVLVCTTDEQAERFRYVQKCTGGILSPFESYLLLRGVKTLAVRMKQHDENGRAVAEFLAGHKAVKKVFYPGLKDHPQHELAKQQQSGFGSMISIELGSFDRANEFARRLKLGYLAESLGGVETLICHPATMTHAAVGAEGRAKLGITDGLMRISVGIEDVDDIIADLDQALA; via the coding sequence ATGGTTGAGGCTAAGAAGTTAGGTTTTGCGACACGGGCGATTCATGACGGACAAGAACCGGATGAGTTGACCGGTGCGGTAAATGTTCCCATTTACCTGACCTCGACCTACCAGCAGGAGGCGATCGGGAAGAACAAAGGACATGAATATGCCCGGCTGACGAATCCCACGCGCGATGCCTTGGAGGAAAGCCTCCGGTCGCTCGAAGGTGGTAAGAGTGCGCATGTCTTCGCTTCAGGGATGGCAGCGATTACAGCGATGCTGACGATGATGAAGACAGGCGATCATGTCGTCTGCTCGGACAACGTGTACGGAGGTACACAACGAGTTTTCGACAAGGTGCTGTCGAATTATGGCCTCACGTTCACCTACGTCGACACAAGTGTTGCGGAAGATGTGGCGAAGGCAATTCGTCCCGAGACAAAGCTGGTGCACATCGAAACGCCGACGAATCCGATGATGGCGATTACAGACATCCGTGCCGTCGCTGATATCTGTCATGCGAAGGGTGTGGAGCTGAGCGTGGACAACACCTTTCTCTCGCCTTATCTGCAGAGCCCGATTGAACTGGGCGCAGATATTGTGATGCATTCGACGACGAAATTTCTGAATGGCCACTCCGACGGATTGGGTGGCGTTTTGGTCTGCACGACTGACGAGCAGGCAGAGCGCTTCCGGTATGTGCAGAAGTGCACCGGTGGGATACTGTCGCCGTTCGAGAGTTATTTGCTGCTGCGTGGCGTGAAGACGCTTGCGGTTCGAATGAAGCAGCACGATGAAAACGGTCGCGCGGTGGCGGAGTTTCTGGCCGGACATAAGGCGGTGAAGAAGGTCTTTTATCCGGGGTTGAAAGACCATCCCCAGCATGAACTGGCCAAACAGCAGCAGAGCGGCTTTGGGTCGATGATCTCGATTGAGCTGGGTTCCTTTGATCGGGCCAATGAGTTTGCCCGACGACTGAAGCTTGGCTACCTTGCGGAATCGCTCGGGGGAGTGGAGACGTTGATTTGCCATCCCGCGACGATGACTCACGCAGCGGTTGGAGCCGAGGGACGGGCGAAGCTCGGAATTACTGATGGACTGATGCGAATCTCCGTCGGGATCGAGGATGTGGACGACATCATCGCGGACCTGGATCAGGCCTTAGCGTAG
- a CDS encoding RbsD/FucU domain-containing protein — translation MRRINVLATLLLIATASFTPACSAQAASTSWQSKLKQQLPLLGHRNWILIVDSAYPLQVSPGIETIETGTDQLAVTSAVLNAIDHSIHVAPDVYLDAELPFVPSQNFAKINSYREDLKKTLHGRSIQSLPHEQILGMISEAGKTYKVLVLKTNMAMPYTSVFLRLDCKYWGDKDEQTLRQAMKAGSSKR, via the coding sequence ATGCGAAGAATCAACGTTCTTGCAACACTCTTACTCATCGCGACAGCATCTTTCACTCCAGCGTGTTCCGCGCAGGCTGCCTCTACCAGCTGGCAGAGCAAACTCAAACAACAACTGCCGCTGCTGGGCCATCGCAATTGGATTTTGATCGTCGACTCAGCCTATCCTCTGCAGGTCTCTCCAGGAATCGAGACGATTGAGACGGGCACCGATCAACTCGCTGTGACCAGTGCCGTGCTCAATGCGATCGACCATTCCATTCACGTCGCCCCTGACGTCTATCTGGATGCTGAGCTTCCATTTGTCCCTTCGCAGAACTTCGCAAAGATAAACAGCTACCGCGAAGATCTCAAAAAAACACTGCATGGCCGTTCCATCCAGTCGCTTCCGCACGAGCAGATTCTGGGCATGATCAGCGAAGCAGGCAAGACCTACAAAGTGTTGGTCCTCAAGACCAACATGGCGATGCCTTATACCTCGGTCTTTCTACGACTGGACTGCAAGTACTGGGGCGATAAAGACGAGCAGACGTTGCGTCAGGCGATGAAGGCTGGCAGCTCAAAGCGATAA
- a CDS encoding DUF4139 domain-containing protein, which translates to MRSLTASALFVSALTLTAQTAKTPSAVIKSAASKPPSSEKSNALPVTRIALYKNGVGFFEHSGSVTGNQTVTIDFTTAQLNDVLQSLTAIDLNGGRITGAGYNSATPLGQQLKSLPLALSEDPSATDLYSAIRGAHVEVAGSGSAFSGRILNIEIRSVPGPTENSPAAEKRFLTVISDSGAIRSLELTPSTQVRLLDSSLHSDLSRYLELIAANRSEGLRHLSLRDNGTGTRQLRVSYISEVPIWKSTYRILLTDSPSGTTPSTATLQGWAVVDNTVGTDWNNVQLSLIAGSPQSFIQPLSQPIYSRRPDIPIAQDAQLTPQTHESSIESAKAAPQMAGVAGMSGMGAGSGVGSGNGFALKSRNPQRISSGVMGGIGNTNETVAVAAEPMVAYESAAADSITPNTTTSAYDDYFEYKLSDPVTIRKNESALVPILQSKLPVERVSLWSPTQPRPLRALWITNSSNLTLDRGSFSIVENGNFGGEGLLDPIHPSERRLLSYAADQAIRVTTDYSHDTQRILSFSIVKGVLRQQTSEVSEVEYIVHNSAPDPRTVIVEQPKRSGWKLDSDPQPAETTPDAYRFRVATAAGESVRLHIGQRRDFELHFRLVNTTDEQLTLILRNANPTVLQQLEPVFAAKRALASLDNQIKARQADINQITEDQKRIRENLSTLKGSSEERSLAKRYTDELNQQEDKLAALRKELDTLHQQRDAAQQDLDNKIESLNIGQIRS; encoded by the coding sequence TTGCGCTCCCTCACTGCATCTGCCCTGTTTGTCTCCGCCCTCACCCTTACCGCTCAGACCGCAAAGACACCGTCCGCAGTCATTAAGTCCGCAGCCTCAAAACCTCCCTCCTCCGAGAAGTCCAACGCTCTCCCCGTCACCCGCATCGCCCTTTACAAAAATGGAGTCGGCTTCTTCGAACACTCTGGCTCTGTCACTGGCAACCAGACCGTTACTATCGACTTCACCACCGCACAGCTCAACGACGTCCTCCAGTCCCTCACCGCAATCGACCTCAACGGAGGACGTATCACCGGCGCAGGCTACAACTCCGCCACACCACTCGGCCAGCAGCTCAAGTCCCTTCCTCTCGCCCTCTCCGAAGACCCTTCCGCCACAGACCTCTACTCCGCCATCCGTGGCGCTCACGTCGAAGTCGCCGGTTCCGGTTCTGCCTTCTCTGGACGCATCCTCAATATCGAAATTCGCTCTGTCCCAGGTCCAACCGAAAACTCCCCTGCCGCTGAAAAGCGCTTCCTCACCGTTATCTCCGACTCCGGCGCCATTCGCTCCCTTGAGCTCACTCCCTCCACTCAGGTCCGCCTCCTCGACTCATCCCTCCACAGCGACCTCTCCCGCTATCTCGAACTCATCGCCGCCAACCGCTCCGAAGGACTCCGCCACCTCTCCCTGCGCGACAACGGCACTGGTACCCGCCAGCTTCGTGTCTCCTACATCTCCGAAGTTCCCATCTGGAAGTCAACCTACCGTATCCTCCTCACGGACTCGCCCTCTGGCACCACGCCTTCCACTGCCACACTCCAGGGCTGGGCCGTCGTCGATAACACCGTCGGCACCGATTGGAACAACGTGCAGCTCTCCCTAATCGCCGGCTCTCCACAGAGCTTTATTCAACCTCTCTCCCAACCCATCTACTCTCGCCGTCCCGATATTCCCATCGCACAAGATGCCCAACTCACTCCTCAAACCCATGAGAGCAGTATCGAATCCGCAAAGGCCGCACCTCAGATGGCAGGCGTAGCTGGAATGTCCGGCATGGGCGCAGGTTCAGGAGTTGGCAGCGGCAACGGGTTTGCGCTCAAATCCCGGAATCCGCAACGCATCAGCAGCGGAGTCATGGGAGGCATCGGCAATACCAATGAAACCGTCGCCGTGGCAGCAGAGCCAATGGTCGCCTACGAGTCCGCCGCAGCCGACTCCATCACTCCCAACACCACCACCTCTGCCTATGACGACTACTTCGAGTACAAACTCTCCGATCCTGTCACCATTCGCAAAAACGAGTCCGCACTCGTTCCCATCCTCCAGTCCAAACTTCCCGTCGAGCGCGTGTCTCTCTGGTCTCCCACACAACCGCGCCCACTCCGCGCGCTCTGGATCACCAACTCCAGCAACCTCACCCTCGACCGAGGCTCCTTCTCCATCGTCGAAAACGGAAACTTCGGAGGCGAAGGTCTCCTCGACCCCATCCATCCCTCGGAGCGTCGCCTCCTCTCCTACGCCGCCGACCAAGCCATCCGCGTCACCACCGACTATTCCCACGACACACAACGCATTCTCTCCTTCTCCATCGTTAAAGGAGTCCTCCGCCAGCAGACTAGCGAGGTCTCCGAAGTCGAATACATTGTTCACAACTCCGCTCCCGATCCACGCACCGTCATCGTCGAGCAGCCCAAACGCTCAGGTTGGAAACTCGACTCTGATCCTCAGCCCGCCGAAACCACGCCAGACGCCTATCGCTTCCGCGTCGCCACCGCCGCCGGAGAATCTGTCCGTCTTCACATCGGTCAACGCCGCGACTTCGAGTTGCATTTCCGTCTCGTCAACACCACCGACGAGCAACTCACCCTTATCCTTCGCAACGCCAACCCCACCGTCCTTCAGCAACTCGAACCCGTCTTCGCTGCAAAACGCGCCCTCGCTTCTCTCGACAATCAAATCAAGGCTCGCCAGGCCGATATCAATCAGATCACTGAAGACCAGAAACGCATTCGCGAAAATCTCTCCACGCTCAAAGGTTCCTCTGAAGAACGCTCCCTCGCCAAACGCTATACCGACGAGCTCAATCAACAGGAAGACAAACTAGCCGCTCTGCGAAAGGAGCTCGATACCCTTCATCAGCAACGCGATGCTGCGCAACAAGACCTCGATAACAAAATCGAATCCCTCAACATCGGACAAATCCGAAGCTAA
- a CDS encoding acyl-CoA dehydrogenase, with the protein MFLTEEQEQLRKEVRAFAEREVAPHVMEWDEKSEFPHAVVKKLGEMGLMGVIFPEELGGAGMGYVEYVTAIEELSRVDGSVGIIVAAHNSLCTNHIMIAGNDPQRKRWIPKLASGEWLGAWGLTEPGSGSDAGGARTTAVKRGDKWVLNGAKTFITNGTYANCAVVLAVTDKEKGASGGITAFVVEKGTPGFRPGKKENKLGLRASDTAELIFENCEVPEENQIGKIGEGFKDAMRVLDGGRISIAALSLGMARGALDAAKKYALERRQFGKSIAEFQGIQFKFADMATELDAAWLLTMRAATMKDKKQKTTMESAMAKLYASEVACRICDEGVQIHGGYGFIKDYPAEKFYRDVRLCPIGEGTSEIQRMVIARELLGKAPSRG; encoded by the coding sequence ATGTTTCTGACGGAAGAGCAGGAGCAGTTACGGAAAGAGGTGAGGGCGTTTGCGGAAAGAGAGGTCGCTCCGCATGTGATGGAGTGGGATGAGAAGAGCGAGTTTCCGCACGCGGTGGTGAAGAAGCTGGGAGAGATGGGGTTGATGGGGGTGATCTTTCCTGAGGAGTTGGGCGGAGCAGGGATGGGGTATGTGGAGTATGTGACGGCGATTGAAGAGCTGTCGCGGGTGGACGGAAGTGTGGGGATTATTGTTGCGGCACATAATTCGCTGTGTACGAATCACATCATGATTGCGGGGAATGATCCGCAAAGGAAGCGTTGGATTCCAAAGCTGGCGAGTGGAGAGTGGCTGGGGGCGTGGGGGCTGACGGAGCCGGGGTCCGGAAGCGATGCGGGAGGTGCTCGCACGACAGCGGTGAAGCGTGGAGATAAGTGGGTATTGAATGGGGCGAAGACCTTTATTACAAACGGAACGTATGCGAACTGCGCTGTGGTTTTGGCGGTGACCGATAAAGAGAAGGGCGCGAGCGGTGGGATTACGGCGTTCGTTGTGGAGAAGGGAACACCAGGATTTCGGCCGGGAAAGAAGGAGAACAAGCTTGGGCTGCGGGCGAGCGATACGGCGGAGCTGATCTTTGAGAACTGCGAGGTTCCGGAAGAGAACCAGATTGGCAAGATCGGTGAAGGCTTCAAGGACGCGATGCGTGTGCTGGATGGAGGAAGGATTTCAATTGCGGCGTTGAGTCTGGGGATGGCGAGGGGTGCACTCGATGCGGCGAAAAAGTATGCGCTAGAGCGGCGACAGTTTGGAAAGTCGATTGCGGAGTTCCAGGGGATTCAGTTCAAATTCGCCGATATGGCGACAGAGCTGGATGCGGCGTGGCTGCTGACAATGCGGGCGGCGACGATGAAGGATAAGAAGCAGAAGACGACGATGGAGTCGGCGATGGCAAAGCTGTATGCGAGCGAGGTCGCGTGCAGGATCTGCGATGAGGGAGTGCAGATTCACGGAGGGTATGGGTTCATCAAGGACTATCCGGCGGAGAAATTTTACAGAGATGTCAGACTGTGTCCCATCGGTGAGGGGACGAGCGAGATCCAGCGGATGGTGATTGCACGAGAGCTGCTGGGGAAGGCTCCGAGCAGGGGGTAA
- a CDS encoding DUF3311 domain-containing protein — translation MRNKPFLWILLAVPYLALCFPQLYARTTPVLLGFPFFYWYQFAWVVLTSALLTLVYRALKD, via the coding sequence TTGAGAAATAAACCTTTTCTCTGGATTCTGCTGGCAGTGCCCTACCTTGCCCTCTGCTTCCCCCAGCTTTACGCGCGCACAACCCCAGTCCTGCTAGGCTTCCCCTTCTTCTACTGGTATCAGTTCGCCTGGGTCGTCCTGACCTCCGCGCTCCTCACCCTGGTCTACCGTGCCTTGAAAGATTAG
- the mazG gene encoding nucleoside triphosphate pyrophosphohydrolase: MEAPREEAARNLLESVRIMARLRGPDGCPWDREQTFDTIKRYTLEETYEVFDAIERRAWSDLKDELGDLFLQVLFYSQMATEAGYFDISDVAENLNAKLIRRHPHVFGDVEAADAATVLKNWEEIKQEEKRAIPEKAPASMLDDIPHSMPAWMEAGKLGSRAAKVGFDWPDTEGLFAKLEEEIGELQAELHAPDKKAEAIEDELGDLMFTVANLARHLKVDSESALRRANEKFRRRFQQMERAAGGREGLAALGADELEELWRQAKRDNDSDGIDGSAQ; the protein is encoded by the coding sequence ATGGAAGCTCCAAGGGAAGAGGCAGCGCGGAACCTGCTGGAATCGGTACGGATTATGGCGCGGCTTCGCGGACCGGATGGATGTCCCTGGGACCGGGAACAGACCTTTGACACGATCAAGCGGTACACGCTGGAGGAGACCTACGAGGTCTTCGATGCGATTGAGCGCCGTGCCTGGAGCGATCTGAAGGACGAGCTTGGCGATCTGTTTTTGCAGGTCCTGTTTTATTCCCAGATGGCGACAGAGGCAGGGTATTTCGATATCAGCGATGTGGCCGAGAATCTGAATGCGAAACTGATCCGGCGACATCCTCATGTCTTTGGCGATGTCGAAGCTGCTGATGCGGCGACGGTGTTGAAGAACTGGGAAGAGATTAAGCAGGAAGAGAAGCGAGCCATACCAGAGAAGGCACCGGCTTCAATGTTGGATGATATTCCGCATTCGATGCCTGCATGGATGGAGGCGGGGAAGCTGGGATCGCGCGCGGCGAAGGTTGGGTTCGACTGGCCGGACACTGAAGGGCTATTTGCGAAACTCGAAGAAGAGATCGGCGAGTTACAGGCCGAGCTACACGCGCCCGATAAAAAAGCCGAAGCGATTGAAGATGAGCTAGGCGACCTGATGTTTACGGTTGCGAATCTTGCGCGACATCTGAAAGTAGATTCTGAATCGGCTCTGCGTAGAGCGAATGAGAAATTTCGCAGAAGGTTTCAGCAGATGGAGAGGGCTGCCGGAGGTCGCGAGGGACTGGCCGCGCTCGGGGCGGATGAGCTTGAGGAGTTGTGGCGGCAGGCCAAGAGAGATAACGATTCGGATGGGATTGACGGTTCTGCCCAGTGA
- a CDS encoding GNAT family N-acetyltransferase: MSAKPQDSIEIRPLTELEEFERCVTLQLEVWGYSDGDLIPRRVFLVAQRIGGQVLGAFDGKTIIGFAMGLPGYRNGHSYLHSHMLAVLPEYRNAGLGRRMKLAQRDDAIARGLDLMEWTYDPLEIKNAHLNIARLGAISRRYKPDFYGPSSSPLQGGLPTDRLYAEWWLKSPRVTDILRGETQPMEVIERVTVPHAIYQWKQDPQQRSLAKQVQSANREALQMAFDRGLSVLGYERDAEGNGTFLLGRWNDVEQGAWK, translated from the coding sequence ATGAGTGCGAAACCACAAGATTCGATCGAGATTCGGCCTTTGACGGAGTTGGAGGAGTTTGAGCGTTGCGTGACCCTGCAGCTTGAGGTTTGGGGTTACAGCGATGGTGATCTGATTCCGCGGCGCGTTTTTCTGGTCGCGCAAAGGATTGGCGGCCAGGTGCTGGGTGCCTTTGATGGGAAGACGATTATTGGTTTTGCCATGGGACTGCCGGGATATCGAAATGGCCACTCCTATCTGCATTCGCACATGCTGGCCGTGTTGCCGGAGTATCGCAATGCCGGATTGGGACGAAGGATGAAACTGGCCCAACGAGACGATGCGATTGCACGGGGGCTGGACCTGATGGAGTGGACCTACGATCCGCTGGAGATCAAGAACGCGCATCTGAATATTGCGCGGCTGGGGGCGATCTCCAGGCGGTATAAGCCAGATTTTTATGGGCCTTCCTCTTCTCCCTTGCAGGGCGGGCTGCCGACGGATAGGCTATACGCGGAATGGTGGCTGAAGTCTCCCAGAGTAACGGATATTCTGCGAGGAGAGACCCAGCCGATGGAAGTGATCGAACGCGTTACTGTCCCGCACGCCATCTACCAGTGGAAGCAGGACCCTCAGCAACGATCTCTGGCGAAGCAGGTGCAGAGTGCAAATCGTGAGGCTCTGCAGATGGCCTTCGACCGTGGGTTGAGCGTTTTGGGTTACGAGCGCGATGCAGAGGGCAACGGCACATTTCTGCTTGGCCGATGGAATGATGTAGAGCAGGGAGCCTGGAAGTAA